The Candidatus Zixiibacteriota bacterium genome segment TGCCCCAGCGCTGGCAGGTGTTGTCGAGCGCGATCGTCGCCGGGGTGCGCACGATCACCGGCGGGGCCTTCTCGCAATAGTTGGCGGTGTCGCAATCGACGCACTGTCCGCTGCCCAGATGGTGGCAGATGATGACGTCATGGCAGTCGCCGTTTTGGATCGTGTCGGGGCTGTCGTAGCAGATCAAATAGCGGCTGCAGAGCCGCGTCTTGATCTGCGTGTAAATCGCATCAAGTTGCGCGCCGGTCGGAGCATTGTAGTAGGCGCCGCCGGTGGCATACGAGAGCTTCTGCACGTATTGGGGATCGAAACTGCCACCCAATGTTATGCCATAAAGCGGAATCCCCGCCCCCAAGGCGAGGTTGACAATCAACGCCGAATCATCGGCAAAGCCGTCCCCCAAGCCATCGGGGGAGCTCCCACCGCCGCAGTTCTGGCTGTTGTTCTCCATCCCATCGGTCAAGTGGATGACCGCCTTGCTGCCCAGCTCGGGCACGGTGAGGCCGACACCGGCCCAGACGCCATCGAAGTACGCCGTGTATCCGCCCGTGCTGAGACCGTTGATCGCGGCCAACAGCAGCGTGGTGTCCCCGGTGAAATTCTGCACGACGGTGTAGCAAGTGGAGAACTTGACAATCGCGGCGCGGTCGTAGATGTCCATGTTGCGCACGAATTGTGCCGCGGCGTTCTTGGCCGCCGTCATTTTCCCGCCATTGGCCATGCTGCCGGAGACATCGATCACCAGGCAAGTGGCAGTGCGACAGGAATCGAGCGTCAGTTGCTGGACCGTGAACCCGTTGATCTGGTTGTTGTCCTGATACACGCAGAAGCTGTCGGCCGTCAGGCCGCCGACGGGATATCCGAACTGATCGAGCGCTTCGACATAGGTGCAGATGTGCGGGAACTGGCTTGGGTCGAGCTGCGAGATATTCAGCGAATCGAAGGCGCTGGCGGCCTCCTCCGGTACGAGGGAGGCGGCGAACAGCACATGCCGATTGGGGCTCGGCGAATGCGTGGCGCTGGGAACCGATGTGCCGGTGGCCGGTTCGGAATGGTCGGCCGCCGACATGTTGCTGGAACTGCCCGACTGATCGAAACCTTCGCTGTATCCGTTGTTCCAAGTGTATGAACCGGTCTTGCCGCAGAAGACGTCGGCGACCGCCATGCCGCCAGCAAAGACGTTCAGCGTCGCGGTGATCGGATTCGGGGAACTGGAGTTGACGGAGGTGCCGGCCGAATGGCCGATCGGTGTCGTCTGATTGACATTGGCGTAGGTCGACGCGCCGTACTTCGGCGACGCCGGCGCCGAGCCGCCCCAGGTCACAGTAAACGTGTTCGTGCCCGCGGCGGTGATTCCCGCCTCTTTGAGATACCACAACTCGGTGCGGACAATCGACGAGGTTCCGGCGGCCACGCCGCCGATGCGTGTCAGGGACTGACCGCCGTAACTGACGGCGTTGACGCCAACGTCACTTCCGTTCTCGTATCCGACCGCGAAGATCAGAAGCCGACTGCTGCCGACACCCGCGGTGTGCGTCAGGCCGGTCGTCCAACTCCCCAACCGCACGACATTGGCGGCGATCGACGCCGGCGACGGCGAGAGCGCCGAGGCCTTGAGGGCCTCAGCGGTCAGACTGTCCTCGACGAAATAGGGGTCGTCGTCGGTGCCGAGATTGATGCGCCCGGGTCCCGCCGTCCACGCCGCCGGAGGCGCGAGAACGTTGATGACGAGCAGCAGAGGGAGAACCGTGGACAGTGCACGAAGGCAACATGCGCGACGGGACAGACCACGCCCCCGCGCGAGGAAGATGAACAGCGTTTTCATGTAAAAGGCCTTTCTCACTCGCTCATACTACATGTCCATACCACGGTTGACAGTGAAACGGAGACAAACAGCGTTCGTGTCTGCCCCCCTGTCTGAGCGCGGCTTGCGTTCCTCAAGCGTCGTCACGCAACGCCTCAGCCCAGTCTTGTGTCTGACAAACTGCCGTACAAGAAGAACAAGTGATATGACTTGGGATCAGCGCGGATACGCCGCTGACGGCAGCCGCAACGGATCCTCTACGTGCAAATGAATAAGACCCTTGACCAAAGTCAAGTGATTTCCCGGTTAAGGCTCTGTACGGGACAGGATTCCCCCATCGCGATGCCTCGCGGGGGGGAGAATCAACGCTATTCTGGTCGTGCTGAGGGTCGGTATTGGGATCCATGCCGAGCATTTCGTCATGGAGACTCGGGCACCGAATCGCCGGAGGTTCAAAGAGCTACGATGAGGTTGGCGCTGTGGCGCGAGCCCGAGCGACGGATGAACGCCATGACCTGTCACAATGTCAAGAGCCATAACGAGTTTTCAAGACCGGATTCGCAGACGACCTGGTCGCGAACGGAGGAGTGACCGTCTCCCGGCGTGATCGGGGGCAATTGTGGTTCTGATGATGAATTGCAAAGTCAAATCAGGATTCTGAGGGCGTGTCACTGCTGTCAACCACCTGACCGATGACGTCTGGGCCGTGGGATACCGCAGGGGTAGTCAATTAAGACATTGCAGTACAATAAATTATACAATTATCCCAAGAATCAACAAACAACCTTCTGCGCTCCTCGTATTTCTGCTTGAGATTATTACAGTATTCGCTTAACTAATGAAGTATGGCCGCCAACCGATCATCCACTCGGTACAAGACGGATCTTTACCGTCAATTCGCCCGCGTCGGCCAGGCGGTCGCCAATCCCCGCCGCTTGGAGATTCTCGATCTGCTGTCACAAGGTGAACGGACAGTCGAACTCCTTGCCGGAGAGATCGGGACGACAGTCTCCAATGTCTCCCAGCATCTGCACGCCTTGCGCGAAGCCGGTCTGGTGGAGTCCCGCAAGGAGGGGCTGTATGTCCATTACTCCATTGCGGGCGAGCAGGTGGCGGCCTTTTGGCGCGCGTTGCGCGCGTTGGCCATCGATGTCTCGGCCGAGGCGCGCGAGTTAGTCCGTTCTTTCATTGACGAACGTGACACGTTCGAATCGGTGGAGCACGATGAGTTGGTGAAGCGGGTCGAGTCGGGAGACGCCGTCGTCATCGACGTACGTCCCTTGTGGGAATACGAGGCCGGTCATATTTCCGGGGCGCTGTCGATTCCTCTGGGAGAATTGCCCCAGCGTCTCGGTGAGGTTCCGAGCGATCGTGAGGTGGTCGCCTACTGTCGCGGCCCCTATTGTCTTCTCTCGGTGGAGGCGGTGGAGCTCTTGCGTCGTCACGGCATTCGGGCGCGCCGTCTGATTGACGGACTCCCGGAATGGCGGGCGGCGGGACGGCCCACGGACCGAACGGAGGACGGACCGCAAGTCGCAGAGGGGGAATCGGCCCGCCCGTCAGGAGCGCAGGGCTTCTGACCTACGGAGATCTGCGGCAGAGCGCAAGAGGCGATGGATGCCGGATGGAACATCGGTGTATCCGAGGCGGCAGCACCCCTCACCCCGCCCTCTCCCCTGTGGGGAGAGGGGAAGTGACTTGTAGTTGACCTGATCGAATTGGTGGATGCAGTTGGTTAAGGATGGAGTTTCACAATGATGAGAGAAATCTACTCACTTCGGTTCTTCCTCCCATTCTTCGTGTCCGCCGTGTTGCTGGGCGGAGGATGCCGGCACTCGACGCCCTCGGCCGGAGGAGGACAGGACCATCCCGCGCGCAAGGTTATGGTGTCCGTGGTTGGTCGATCACCGCGAACGCAGCATGTGGAGCAGGCGGGAACGGTCGCGGCGCGTCATCGCGCCGACATCGAAACCAAGGTACAGGCGCGCGTGGAGCGAATCGGCGTCGCCATCGGCACGCGGGTCCAGCGCGGCGAACTGTTGGCCGAATTGGACACGCGCGAGATTCGGGCCCGGTTGACGCAGGCACAGGCGCTGCGGGAGCAGGCGGCGCAAGATTTCGCGCGCTACGAGACTCTACTGGCCGGTGGTGCCGTCACCCGGCAGGAGTATGACGGCGTCAAGGCGCGCCAGGAGGTCGCGGAGGCCTCTTGGGCGGAGGCCGAGGCGATGTTGAGTTATGCGCAGATCACGGCTCCGTTCTCCGGCACCATCATAGACCGCGCGGTCAATGTCGGCGACCTGGCCGTGCCCGGTCGCCCGCTCTTCACCCTGGAAGATGGGGCGTCGCTGCAGTTTGTCGCCGCCGTGCCGGAGGCATATCGCGGACGCGTCAATCTCGGCGAATCGCTTCGCGTCTCCGTGCCCGTCGCCGCCGTCGAGTACTCGGCGGTTGTCGACGAGTTGTCGCCGAGTGCCGATCCCGGCAGCCGGACGTTCGTGGTCAAGCTGGCGCTTCCCGATCCGTCCGGTCTGCGGGCCGGACAGTACGGGCATCTGCTCCTCCCCACGGGCGAGGAAGCGGTGGCGTCGATCCCGCTGTCGGCGCTCGTGCGTCGCGGGCAATTGGAACTCGTGTACGTGGCGAGCGACGAACATCGGGCCGGACTACGATTTGTTCGCACCGGTCGGCGATCGACGGATCAGATCGAAGTGCTCGCCGGATTGCGGGACGGGGAACGCGTGATCGTGAACCCCCCCGCCGGTCTGTCCGACGGCGACGCGATTGAGGAGCCATCGTGACGTCGCGCCATTCCCGTTCCCGGGAGTCACAGGGGTTGGCCGGCGCCTTCGCGCGGACGTTCATCGATTCGAAGCTGACGCCGCTTCTGATCATCGCCTCGGTTCTTCTCGGGGCGCTCGCGGTTGTGCTTTTGCCCCGCGAGGAGGAGCCGCAGATCCGCGTGCCGATGATCGACGTGCTCGTCCGGGTGCCCGGATTCTCCGCCGGGGAAGTGGCCGACCGTGTCACCGCCCCGATGGAAAAGCTGATCTGGGAAATCCCCGGCGTCGAGTATGTCTACTCGATCTCGCAACCGGAACAGTCGCTGGTCATCGTTCGCTATCTGGTGGGCCAGGACGTGGAACGCAGTCTGGTCAAGCTGAACCAGAAGCTGCAGTCAAACTTCGATCGGATTCCGCCGGGCGTGTCGTTCCCGCTGCTCAAGCCGCGGTCGATCGATGATGTGCCGATCCTGGCGTTGACGTTCCACAGCGCCACGGCGGATCACTACGCGTTGCGACGAGTGGTGGCGGAGATCGAGGATCAAGTCAAACAGGTGAAGGATGTCTCCGAGACGG includes the following:
- a CDS encoding metalloregulator ArsR/SmtB family transcription factor produces the protein MAANRSSTRYKTDLYRQFARVGQAVANPRRLEILDLLSQGERTVELLAGEIGTTVSNVSQHLHALREAGLVESRKEGLYVHYSIAGEQVAAFWRALRALAIDVSAEARELVRSFIDERDTFESVEHDELVKRVESGDAVVIDVRPLWEYEAGHISGALSIPLGELPQRLGEVPSDREVVAYCRGPYCLLSVEAVELLRRHGIRARRLIDGLPEWRAAGRPTDRTEDGPQVAEGESARPSGAQGF
- a CDS encoding efflux RND transporter periplasmic adaptor subunit, which produces MMREIYSLRFFLPFFVSAVLLGGGCRHSTPSAGGGQDHPARKVMVSVVGRSPRTQHVEQAGTVAARHRADIETKVQARVERIGVAIGTRVQRGELLAELDTREIRARLTQAQALREQAAQDFARYETLLAGGAVTRQEYDGVKARQEVAEASWAEAEAMLSYAQITAPFSGTIIDRAVNVGDLAVPGRPLFTLEDGASLQFVAAVPEAYRGRVNLGESLRVSVPVAAVEYSAVVDELSPSADPGSRTFVVKLALPDPSGLRAGQYGHLLLPTGEEAVASIPLSALVRRGQLELVYVASDEHRAGLRFVRTGRRSTDQIEVLAGLRDGERVIVNPPAGLSDGDAIEEPS